Genomic window (Candidatus Effluviviaceae Genus V sp.):
CTGGGCGAGCGCTGCATGTGGGCCGAGAAGGGCGAGCGGTCGGTCGTTGATGATGAGTCTGGTGGCGCTTCCGGATGTGATGCGGCTCAGGCGTGTGGCGAGGTCGAGCAGTTGGTCCTCGGGAAGCTCCTTCTCACGGAGCTGAACGAAGGGGATTCCGAGCCGCACCGCCTCGGCCGTCAGCTCCTCGTGAGAGATGCGGGGCGCCGTCAGGATGAGGTAGAGGCCCCCCTCGGGCATCCCGGACATCCCGGCCACCCCCATCGCTACTTCTTCCCGAGCTCGTCAAGCACGAGCTTCGCCACCTTGCGTCCGGAGAGGAGCATCCCTCCGAAGATGGGGCCCATCCGGCAGCTGCCGTGGACCGCCGCCGCGGCCATGCCTGCGACATAGAGCCCCGGGTAGATCTCACCGGTGTTCTCGACGACCGACCGCTCGCCCTTCTCGGCCCACATGCAGCGCTCGCCCAGCACCTCTCCGGTGCTCGTCTTGAGCTCGATGCCGGCTTTGCGGACGGTCGTGCGTGTGACGTCCGCGTCGTGCCCCGTCGCGTCGATGACGACACGGGCCTGGAAGGAGAGGGGATCGACGTGGAGTCCCGCCGCCAGGACCGCCGCCCACAGAGCCACCACGCCGCCGACGCGGTCCTCCGAGAAGAGCACGTCCTCCACGCGGACACCGTTGAGTATCGTCAGACCCTTCCTGCTGGCGTGATACGCGAGCGCCGAGGCCGTCTGGACGGCGTCGGCCGTGTAGTAGCCGTCCCCGTAGCCGGAGTGCTCTATGCCGAAGTCGTCCAGGATCTCGAGGGCGTCGTTCTGCACGACGATCTCATTGAACATCATGCCTCCGCCCCAGATCCCTCCGCCGATCGAGAGCTTGCTCTCGAAGAGCGCGACCTTCAGTCCCGCCTCGGACAGATAACGACCGGCGACGAGACCCGCCGGCCCCGCACCGACGATGGCGGCGTCGAGCTCGAGCGCCGCGTCGAACTTCTCGAAGTACCGCTTCGCGATCGCCCTTGAGACGACGACGTCGTTGATCATGTTCCGTCCTCCCGTTCGGTCTCACATCAGAAAGGGCCCCACCCGTCGTCGGAGAGACCCGTTGAAATCACGGCGCGGTACTGGGCGGTCCCGCTCGAACGGTGACGAGTGCGGGAGCCGCGTCGCGCATCTTGTGTGACCTCACCCGTCTGCTGTAGCCTACCAGAATCACAGAGCGACAGTCAACGCGCGACGGAGGGACCATGCGGATCACAACGCACGGCGCGGCACGGAACGTGACCGGTTCGAAGCACCTCCTGGATGTCGGGGAGTCGAGGGTTCTCCTGGACTGTGGGCTATACCAGGGCAGGCGGGCGGAGAGCGAGCGCCGCAACCGGACCATGCCATTCGACGCGGCCTCGGTCGCCGCCGCGGTCCTGAGCCACGCCCACATCGACCACTCGGGATCGCTGCCGACGCTCGTGAAGCGCGGCTTTCGGGGAGCGATCTACGCGACGCGTGCTACGGCCGATCTCGCTGGGATCCTCCTCAGGGACAGTGCGTACATCCAGCGGAATGACCTGGAGTACCTGAACAGGAGAAGGAGAAAGAAGGGGCTCCTCCCGCTGGAGCCGGTCTACACCGAGGACGATGTCGACGAGACGCTCTCGCGGTTCGTCGGTGTCGAATACGACGAACCAGTTCGGGTCGCGCCGGGCGTCACGGTCGTCTTCCGGGACGCGGGACACATCCTCGGCTCGTCGATCGTCGAGATCGACGCCGTCGAGAGAGCCCGGACGAAACGCATCGTCTTCACGGGAGATCTCGGGCGACCCGAGATGCCGATTCTCAGGGATCCGTATCAGGTTCGCCGCGCCGACGTCCTGGTCACCGAGAGCACGTATGGTGCGAGGACACACTCCAGGATGACGGACGTCGAGTCCAGACTCGAGGAACTCGTGAACGACGTCGCGACGCGTCGGGGGAAGATCGTGATACCGTCGTTCGCCGTCGGGAGAACGCAGCGCGTTCTCTACGTGCTGCATTCGCTGGTCAGGGACGAACGCATCCCCGATGTTCCTGTCTACGTAGACAGCCCGCTGGCCGTGCGGGCCACGGAGATCTTCAGGCGGCATCCGGAGTGCTTCGACGAGGAGATGAACGCGAGGCTCCGTGAGCGGGACGATCCACTCGGCGAGGCCCGGGCCACGTTCATCACCGATGTGGCCGACTCGAAGAAGCTGAACCGAATGAAGGGGCCGATGATCATCATCTCGGCCTCCGGCATGTGCGAGGCGGGGAGGGTCCTGCACCACCTGAAGAACACGATGCGGTCCCGCCGAAACGCAGTACTGATCGTGGGTTACCAGGCCGAGCACACGCTCGGCCGACGGATCGCCGAGGGACGCAGACAGGTCAGGATCTTCGGAAAGGAGTATCGGAGAAGGGCCCGCGTCGAGGTCATCGAGGAGTTGAGCTCGCACGCCGACAGCGACGGACTCGTCGCGTTTGCGAGGAACATGTCGCGCTACCCGGAGCGCACGATCGTGGTTCACGGGAGCGAGGAGCAGTCGCTCGGGCTCGCGCGTCGGCTGACCGACGAGGGGTTCGCGAACGTCTCGGTGCCCGTCGACGGAGAG
Coding sequences:
- a CDS encoding thiazole biosynthesis protein; this encodes MNDVVVSRAIAKRYFEKFDAALELDAAIVGAGPAGLVAGRYLSEAGLKVALFESKLSIGGGIWGGGMMFNEIVVQNDALEILDDFGIEHSGYGDGYYTADAVQTASALAYHASRKGLTILNGVRVEDVLFSEDRVGGVVALWAAVLAAGLHVDPLSFQARVVIDATGHDADVTRTTVRKAGIELKTSTGEVLGERCMWAEKGERSVVENTGEIYPGLYVAGMAAAAVHGSCRMGPIFGGMLLSGRKVAKLVLDELGKK
- a CDS encoding MBL fold metallo-hydrolase, whose protein sequence is MRITTHGAARNVTGSKHLLDVGESRVLLDCGLYQGRRAESERRNRTMPFDAASVAAAVLSHAHIDHSGSLPTLVKRGFRGAIYATRATADLAGILLRDSAYIQRNDLEYLNRRRRKKGLLPLEPVYTEDDVDETLSRFVGVEYDEPVRVAPGVTVVFRDAGHILGSSIVEIDAVERARTKRIVFTGDLGRPEMPILRDPYQVRRADVLVTESTYGARTHSRMTDVESRLEELVNDVATRRGKIVIPSFAVGRTQRVLYVLHSLVRDERIPDVPVYVDSPLAVRATEIFRRHPECFDEEMNARLRERDDPLGEARATFITDVADSKKLNRMKGPMIIISASGMCEAGRVLHHLKNTMRSRRNAVLIVGYQAEHTLGRRIAEGRRQVRIFGKEYRRRARVEVIEELSSHADSDGLVAFARNMSRYPERTIVVHGSEEQSLGLARRLTDEGFANVSVPVDGESFSI